The Danio rerio strain Tuebingen ecotype United States chromosome 10, GRCz12tu, whole genome shotgun sequence genome contains a region encoding:
- the tmem167a gene encoding protein kish-A precursor yields the protein MSAIFNFQSLLTVILLLICTCAYIRSLTPSLLDKNKTGFLGIFWKCARIGERKSPYVAFCCIVMAFTILFSE from the exons ATG TCTGCCATATTTAATTTCCAGAGTCTGTTGACGGTCATCTTACTGCTCATCTGCACATGCGCGTACATACGGTCCCTCACTCCCAGCCTGTTGGACAAGAACAAAACAGG ATTCCTTGGAATATTCTGGAAGTGTGCAAGAATAG GCGAGCGCAAGAGCCCGTACGTAGCGTTTTGCTGCATCGTCATGGCCTTCACCATCTTATTCTCAGAGTAA